The following are encoded in a window of Microcaecilia unicolor chromosome 14, aMicUni1.1, whole genome shotgun sequence genomic DNA:
- the LOC115457142 gene encoding olfactory receptor 1009-like, giving the protein MEYTNRTRVTEFVFLGLVNTPSLNVLIFLVFAVIYLITLTSNVTIIVLVKLDSRLHSPMYFFLCYLALIEIWYTTATIPKMLANSLQERKTISFVGCFMQMFFFVSLGSTECALLAVMAYDRYAAICNPLHYSVIMNSRMCLQLAVVSGSVGFTNGLVHTVLTSRLPFCKSTTINHFVCDIPPLLKLSCSDTFINELLAFLVGGSVIMGSFVLTLISYAYIITTILKIRTAEGRRKAFSTCTSHLTVVSLFFGTVTYTYIRPTSNYSLDQDRVIFIIYSTVTPLANPFIYSFRNKELQGAFQKVMVKNTRI; this is encoded by the coding sequence ATGGAATATACAAACCGAACCAGAGTAACTGAATTTGTTTTCCTTGGGCTTGTAAATACTCCTTCATTGAATGTGTTAATCTTTCTGGTATTTGCTGTTATTTACCTGATAACACTGACAAGTAATGTCACTATCATTGTGCTTGTAAAGTTGGATTCACGCCTTCACTCCCCTATGTATTTTTTTCTATGCTACTTGGCCCTGATAGAAATCTGGTACACTACAGCCACTATCCCCAAAATGTTGGCCAACTCCCTACAAGAAAGAAAGACAATTTCCTTTGTTGGTTGCTTCATGCAGATGTTTTTCTTCGTTTCCTTGGGAAGCACAGAGTGTGCCCTTCTTGCAGTGATGGCCTATGATCGATATGCGGCGATATGCAACCCCCTGCATTATTCAGTCATCATGAACAGTAGAATGTGTCTTCAATTGGCAGTTGTTTCAGGATCCGTTGGATTCACGAATGGCTTGGTACACACTGTACTTACATCTCGCCTACCCTTCTGTAAGAGCACTACAATTAATCATTTTGTCTGTGATATTCCTCCACTGTTGAAGCTGTCCTGCTCAGATACCTTCATCAATGAACTTTTAGCTTTCCTAGTTGGTGGCTCGGTGATTATGGGCTCCTTTGTTCTGACACTAATATCATATGCTTACATCATCACCACCATCCTGAAGATCCGCACCGCTGAAGGCAGACGCAAAGCTTTCTCCACCTGTACCTCCCACTTGACCGTAGTTAGCCTTTTCTTCGGCACCGTGACATACACATACATACGTCCCACATCAAATTATAGTTTGGACCAAGACAGAGTGATCTTCATTATTTATAGCACTGTGACGCCCCTCGCAAATCCTTTCATTTATAGTTTCAGAAATAAGGAACTACAGGGAGCTTTTCAAAAAGTCATGGTAAAAAACACCAGAATTTGA